Genomic DNA from Pseudomonas helmanticensis:
GTCAAGGTTGGCCTTCATCAAATTCAGCGGACGTAAAATGGTGTTGGCCAGCAACATCCCCGCTGCCGCAATCACCAGCAGCACCACCACCGCGACGCCAACGATGCTCAGCACCACGCCTTGCATGCGTTCCTGCACCTGCGCTTCAACCAGCGCCACTTGCGCTTCGATGCCATCGAGGTTGACCGACGTACCGACCGCCATGTCCCACTTGGCCAGGTATTCGGTGTAGCCGAGTTTCGGCACCAACACCTGCGCATTGCCCGGCAGCGGCGAGCTGTATTGCAGATAGTGCGTGCCGTCCTTCGCCACACTCACCAGACCACGGTTGACGTAGACGCCGTTCGGGTCGCGATTGTCCTTGAAGCTTTTGCCCACGCCTTCGGGGTCGTTGGCCTTGAACAGGCGCACGGTCTCGGAGTCGTAGCCGAAGAAGTAACCGTCCTTGCCGTAACGAATGCCCGAGAGCAATTTGATCGCCTGCGCGCGCGCCTCGGCATCACCGGGAGCAGCAGCGTCGTACAGCGGTTTGATCGTGGTCATGGCCACGGCGACGTAACTTTGCAGGGTCGCTTTGGCATCGCCGAGCAAGCGTTCGCGGGTCTGCTCGACCTCTGTGTGCGCCTGTTCCTGGAGGATGAACAGTGTGGTCAGACTGATGACCAACGCAAAGAGCAATACCGGAAGAACGGCGAGGGAGAGGACTTTAGCCTTGAGGCTCAGGCGCATTGTGGGGCTCACTCTTTTGGTTTTATTGGCGTGGTTAAAGGCTTTAACGGCACGCAAAAGCAAAAGTTGAACCCGCAAAAAAAGATCGCAGCCTTCGGCAGCTCCTACATTGATCTCTGTAGGAGCTGCCGAAGGCTGCGATCTTTTGATCTTCAGAGGCTAAATCACAACACCATCGCGGCCACCCAGCCGAACGCCAGCAGCGGCAGATTGTAATGCAGGAACGTCGGCACCACGGTGTCCCAGATGTGGTGATGCTGACCGTCGATGTTCAAGCCAGAGGTCGGGCCGAGGGTCGAATCCGAGGCCGGTGAACCGGCGTCTCCCAACGCACCGGCGGTACCGACGATGCACACGATAGCGATCGGGCTGAAGCCCAGTTGCACGCACAGCGGCACAAAAATCGCCGCCAGAATCGGCACGGTGGAAAACGACGAACCGATGCCCATGGTCACCAGCAACCCGACCAGCAACATCAACAGCGCGCCGATGCCCTTGCTGTGATTGATCCACGACGCCGACGACTCGACCAGCGTCTGCACCTCTCCGGTCGCCTTCATCACTTCGGCAAAACCGGACGCGGCGATCATGATGAAGCCGATCATCGCCATCATCTTCATGCCTTCGGTGAACAGGTCATCCGTCTCGCGCCACTTCACAATGCCCGACACCGAGAAGATCAGGAACCCGACCAGCGCCCCGATAATCATCGAGTCCAGCAACAGTTGCACAATGAACGCGGCGGCAATCGCCACACCGGCAATCATCAGGCTCATCGGGTTGTACTGCACCGCCACTTGCTCGACCTGCTCGATCTTCGCCAGGTCGTAGACGCGCCGTTTGCGATAGCTGACGAACGCCATCGCCAACCCGAAGACCATGCCCAACGCCGGAATGCCCATGGCGTGGGTGACATTGATGCCACTGATGTCGACGCCGCTGCGCGCAACATTGGCCAACAAAATCTCATTGAGAAAGATGTTACCGAAGCCTACCGGGAGGAACATGTACGGAGTGATCAGACCGAACGTCATCACACAGGCGATCAAACGGCGATCGAGTTGCAGCTTGGTCAGTACATATAAAAGCGGCGGCACCAGCAGCGGAATGAAGGCGATATGGATCGGCAGAATATTCTGCGAAGCGATCGCCACCACCCACAGCAGGCCGATCAGCAGCCATTTGACGCTGTCGCCGCCGCTCGAATGCTGGCGATCAACCATCGCCAGGGCCTTGTCCGCCAGCGCATGGGCCAGGCCGGACTTGGCAATCGCCACGGCGAAAGCGCCCAACAACGCGTAGGACAACGCCACGGTCGCCCCGCCACCCAGACCGCTGTTGAACGCCTTGAGCGTGGCGTCGATGCCCAGGCCACCGGTCAAACCACCGACCAGCGCGCCCACGATCAGGGCGATCACCACGTGCACGCGGGACAGGCTGAGCACCAGCATGACGCCGACCGCCGCTATGACTGCATTCATTTCACTACCTCAAAAAACACTGCGGTGGAAAACCGACCGCCAGACAGGATGAGTCCGCCAACGGATTACCGGCGGATTTGCAAAGAGGGTCTTATTAGAAGGGCGCGCACTGTGCCGCAGAGTGGCGGCGCTGTCAAAACATCCAAAGCTGTACCCACCCCCTGTGGCGAGGGGGCTGCCCCCGTCCGGCTGCGAAGCAGTCGTAAAACCAGACAACGAGGTTTCGCTGAATGAACGCGGGGGCGGCTTCGTCACCCAACGGGGGCAAGCCCCCTCGCCACAGGAATAGTAGTGCAACAGAGTATTCGCATCGAGCAGTGCGGCAATTGGTCATATTGTGTTTCAGGGATAAAGAAAGCCGAAACGCGGCCGTTACAGTGCAAAGTCTCAGATATTTATCGAATAAGGACGTCTCCATGTCGCTCAGACAACTTTCCATCCAATGGAAAATCACCCTGCTCGCCGGCCTCTGCCTGGCCGGTATCGTGACCCTGTTGGTGGGTCTTTCGCTGTACCGCATGGAGCACAGTTCCGCACTGGTGAAAGCCTCCAGCATGGAGATGCTCACCGAGTCGGCGCAGGCGCGCATCGAGTCGCAAGGCGAAGTGCAAGCCGCCGGCATTCGTCAGCAATTCATGGACGCCTATCAATACGGTCACGGTTTCTCGCGGCAGGTGCTGTTCCTGCGCGAGCAGGCCGAGAAGCGCTTCCTCGATGCCTTCGACCTGCGCGAAGACATGACCCGTCAGGTCAAGTCCGCACTGCAAGCCAACCCGGACTTGCTCGGCCTGTCGCTGGTGTTCGAAGCCAACGCGCTGGACGGCAAGGACGAATTGTTTGCCGGCCAGGCCGAACTGGGCAGCAACGACAAGGGCCGTTTCGCCCTGTACTGGTCGCAACCGACCCCGGGCAAAGTCACTTCGATGGCGCTGCCGGAAAGCGACATGGCCGACACCAGCACCGGCCCTAGCGGTCAGGCCGCCAATGCCTGGTTCACCTGCCCGCGCACGACGCTCAAGCCGTGCGTGATCGAACCGTACTTCTATGTGATCGACGGCCAGAACGTGCTGATGACCAGCATCGTCTTCCCGCTGATGGTCAACGGCAAAGTCATCGCCTCGCTGTCGGTCGACATCAACCTCAACAGCCTGCAAGCGATCAGCCAGGGCGCAAGCAAAAAGCTCTATGACGGCCAGACCGCCGTGAGCATCGTCAGCCCTGCCGGCCTGCTCGCCGGGTACAGCCCGGACGCGAGCAAATTGAGCCAGCGTCTGGATGCCGTCGACAAGGTCAGCGGTGCTGAGCTGCTGAGCAAACTGGCGTCCAGCAGCAGTGTCAGCAGCCTGCACAGCAACGGCCAGTTGAAAGTGCTGTCGCCGTTCCAGCCGATTCCGGGCGGCCCGTCGTGGGGCGTGTTGCTCGATGTACCGGAGAAAGTCCTGGTCAGCCGTGCCGAAGCGCTTAAGCAACAACTGGACGCGAGCAATAATTCCGGCACGTTGATCGAGCTGAGCCTCGGCGTGCTGGCCGCATTGATCGGCCTGTTGCTGGTGTGGCTGATGGCGCGCAGCGTGACCAAGCCGATCCTCGGCGTGGCGCACATGCTCGAAGACATCGCCAGTGGCGAAGGCGATCTGACCCGCCGTCTGGCCTATGACAAAAAGGACGAACTCGGCCAGTTGGCCGGCTGGTTCAACCGTTTCCTCGACAAGTTGCAGCCGATCATCGCCGAGGTGAAACGCTCAGTGCAGGATGCGCGCAACACTGCCGATCAGTCCTCGGCCATCGCCGCGCAGACCAGCGCCGGTATGGAGCAGCAATACCGTCAGGTCGATCAGGTCGCCACCGCTTCTCACGAGATGAGTGCGACCGCGCAAGACGTTGCGCGCAGTGCCGCGCAAGCAGCCGAAGCCGCCAAGGATGCCGATCGCGCCACCCGTCAGGGCCTGACCGTGATCGATCGCACCACCGCCAGTATCGACACCCTCGCCGCCGACATGAGCGCGGCCATGGTGCAGGTCGAAGGGCTGGCGGCCAACAGCGAAAAAATCGGCGCGGTGCTGGAAACCATCCGCGCCATTGCCGAGCAGACCAACCTGCTGGCGCTCAACGCGGCGATCGAAGCGGCGCGTGCCGGGGAAGCCGGACGTGGTTTTGCCGTGGTCGCGGATGAAGTGCGCAACCTCGCCCGCCGTACGCAAGAGTCGGTAGAAGAAACCCGTCAGGTGATCGAGCAATTGCAGAGCGGCACGCAGGATGTGGTCGGCTCGATGGGCAACAGCCATCG
This window encodes:
- a CDS encoding Na+/H+ antiporter family protein; the protein is MNAVIAAVGVMLVLSLSRVHVVIALIVGALVGGLTGGLGIDATLKAFNSGLGGGATVALSYALLGAFAVAIAKSGLAHALADKALAMVDRQHSSGGDSVKWLLIGLLWVVAIASQNILPIHIAFIPLLVPPLLYVLTKLQLDRRLIACVMTFGLITPYMFLPVGFGNIFLNEILLANVARSGVDISGINVTHAMGIPALGMVFGLAMAFVSYRKRRVYDLAKIEQVEQVAVQYNPMSLMIAGVAIAAAFIVQLLLDSMIIGALVGFLIFSVSGIVKWRETDDLFTEGMKMMAMIGFIMIAASGFAEVMKATGEVQTLVESSASWINHSKGIGALLMLLVGLLVTMGIGSSFSTVPILAAIFVPLCVQLGFSPIAIVCIVGTAGALGDAGSPASDSTLGPTSGLNIDGQHHHIWDTVVPTFLHYNLPLLAFGWVAAMVL